From the genome of Odocoileus virginianus isolate 20LAN1187 ecotype Illinois chromosome 16, Ovbor_1.2, whole genome shotgun sequence, one region includes:
- the BCL11B gene encoding B-cell lymphoma/leukemia 11B isoform X6, with the protein MSRRKQGNPQHLSQREIITRKDEPSSYICTTCKQPFNSAWFLLQHAQNTHGFRIYLEPGPASSSLTPRLTIPPPLGPEAVAQSPLMNFLGDSNPFNLLRMTGPILRDHPGFGEGRLPGTPPLFSPPPRHHLDPHRLSAEEMGLVAQHPSAFDRVMRLNPMAIDSPAMDFSRRLRELAGNSSTPPPVSPGRGNPMHRLLNPFQPSPKSPFLSTPPLPPMPPGGTPPPQPPAKSKSCEFCGKTFKFQSNLIVHRRSHTGEKPYKCQLCDHACSQASKLKRHMKTHMHKAGSLAGRSDDGLSAASSPEPGTSELTGEGLKAADGDFRHHESDPSLGHEPEEEDEEEEEEEEELLLENESRPESSFSMDSELSRNRENGGGGGGGAAGVPGAGGSAAAKALADEKALVLGKVMENVGLGALPPYGDLLADKQKRGSFLKRAAGGGGGGGGDPGDDDDAGGCGDAGPGGAVNGRGGGFAPGTEPFPGLFPRKPAPLPSPGLNSAAKRIKVEKDLELPPAALIPSENVYSQWLVGYAASRHFMKDPFLGFTDARQSPFATSSEHSSENGSLRFSTPPGDLLDGGLSGRSGTASGGSTPHLGGPGPGRPSSKEGRRSDTCEYCGKVFKNCSNLTVHRRSHTGERPYKCELCNYACAQSSKLTRHMKTHGQIGKEVYRCDICQMPFSVYSTLEKHMKKWHGEHLLTNDVKIEQAERS; encoded by the coding sequence GTAAAGATGAGCCTTCCAGCTACATTTGCACAACATGCAAGCAGCCCTTCAACAGCGCGTGGTTCCTGCTGCAGCACGCGCAGAACACGCACGGCTTTCGCATCTACCTGGAGCCCGGGCCGGCCAGCAGCTCGCTCACGCCGCGGCTCACCATCCCGCCGCCGCTGGGGCCCGAGGCCGTGGCCCAGTCCCCACTCATGAATTTCCTGGGCGACAGCAACCCCTTCAACCTGCTGCGCATGACGGGTCCCATCCTGCGGGACCACCCGGGCTTCGGTGAGGGCCGCCTGCCGGGCACGCCGCCGCTCTTCAGCCCGCCGCCACGCCACCACCTGGACCCGCACCGCCTCAGCGCCGAGGAGATGGGGCTTGTCGCCCAGCACCCCAGTGCCTTCGACCGAGTCATGCGCCTGAACCCCATGGCCATCGACTCGCCCGCCATGGACTTCTCGCGGCGGCTCCGCGAGCTGGCGGGCAACAGCTCCACGCCGCCACCCGTGTCCCCGGGCCGCGGCAACCCTATGCACCGGCTCCTGAACCCCTTCCAGCCCAGCCCCAAGTCCCCGTTCCTGAGCACGCCACCGCTGCCGCCCATGCCCCCCGGCGGCACGCCGCCACCACAGCCGCCGGCCAAGAGCAAGTCGTGCGAGTTCTGCGGCAAGACCTTCAAGTTCCAGAGCAATCTCATCGTGCACCGGCGCAGccacacgggcgagaagccctacAAGTGCCAGCTGTGCGACCACGCGTGCTCGCAGGCGAGCAAGCTCAAGCGCCACATGAAGACGCACATGCACAAGGCCGGCTCGCTGGCCGGCCGCTCCGACGACGGGCTCTCGGCCGCCAGCTCCCCGGAGCCCGGCACCAGCGAGCTGACCGGCGAGGGCCTCAAGGCGGCCGACGGCGACTTCCGCCACCACGAGAGCGACCCGTCGCTGGGCCATGAGCCCGAGGAGGAGgacgaagaggaggaggaggaggaggaggagctgctgcTCGAGAACGAGAGCCGGCCCGAGTCGAGCTTCAGCATGGACTCGGAGCTGAGCCGCAACCGGGAgaacggcggcggcggcggcggcggggcggccGGCGTGCCGGGAGCGGGCGGCAGCGCCGCGGCCAAGGCCCTGGCCGACGAGAAGGCGCTGGTGCTGGGCAAGGTCATGGAGAACGTGGGCCTGGGTGCGCTGCCGCCCTACGGCGACCTGCTGGCCGACAAGCAGAAGCGCGGCTCCTTCCTGAAGCGCGCggctggcggcggcggcggcggcggcggggaccCGGGCGACGACGACGACGCCGGGGGCTGCGGCGACGCGGGCCCCGGGGGCGCGGTCAACGGGCGCGGCGGCGGCTTCGCGCCGGGCACCGAGCCCTTCCCGGGCCTCTTCCCGCGCAAGCCGGCGCCGCTGCCCAGTCCCGGCCTCAACAGCGCGGCCAAGCGCATCAAGGTGGAGAAGGACCTAGAGCTGCCGCCTGCCGCGCTCATCCCGTCGGAGAACGTGTACTCGCAGTGGCTGGTGGGTTACGCGGCGTCGCGGCACTTCATGAAGGACCCCTTCCTGGGCTTCACGGACGCGCGCCAGTCGCCCTTCGCCACGTCGTCCGAGCACTCGTCCGAGAACGGCAGCCTGCGCTTCTCCACGCCGCCCGGGGACCTGCTGGACGGCGGGCTGTCGGGCCGCAGCGGCACGGCCAGCGGGGGCAGCACGCCGCACCTGGGCGGCCCGGGCCCCGGGCGGCCGAGCTCCAAGGAGGGCCGGCGCAGCGACACGTGCGAGTACTGCGGCAAGGTGTTCAAGAACTGCAGCAACCTGACGGTGCACCGACGGAGCCACACCGGCGAGCGGCCTTACAAGTGCGAGCTGTGCAACTACGCGTGTGCGCAGAGCAGCAAGCTCACGCGCCACATGAAGACGCACGGGCAGATCGGCAAGGAGGTGTACCGCTGCGACATCTGCCAAATGCCCTTCAGCGTCTATAGCACCCTggagaaacacatgaaaaagtgGCACGGCGAGCACTTGCTGACTAACGACGTCAAAATCGAGCAGGCGGAGAGGAGCTAA